A single window of Sulfitobacter sp. JL08 DNA harbors:
- a CDS encoding serine hydrolase domain-containing protein, whose product MNRLRTHPNPDLSVGADNKQRWNQPAHRRHGFHNAHSLFRRALMVRARNVLALDPVPPRGISTPALDKLMDHVAFSAFVCARDNKILLDHSAPDFDTRHPHSIQSVTKMHIHLIVGRLLEKGLLDLYKPVRHYLPDIGSGYAMARVQDLLDMNVANDFSEDYDDPQSDCYAEEAALGWRLPESGTPEITLRDFTHAITGSDLKNRTGHADYKSANTDVLTLICAAVSPVPLAAQIEAIADAAGYEDTFHISLSRDGFPAFSGGGCVSARDLARFGLLFARGGRDIRGRTFANDAFLRTSLQRAAPALNPPRDWLRYSNHLMTDGRFLGHAGYGGQFLMVDTVSRTACAYLSVLENDAGYDEDYMLSVILALREVCEAVGQQ is encoded by the coding sequence ATGAACCGTTTGCGAACACACCCCAACCCGGATCTGAGTGTTGGGGCAGACAACAAGCAAAGATGGAACCAACCCGCGCATCGTCGCCACGGTTTTCACAATGCCCACAGCCTGTTTCGCCGCGCGTTGATGGTACGCGCGCGCAATGTGCTGGCACTTGATCCGGTGCCGCCGCGGGGTATCAGCACGCCGGCGCTGGACAAGTTGATGGACCATGTGGCGTTTTCCGCCTTTGTATGCGCACGGGACAACAAAATTCTGCTGGACCACTCCGCGCCCGATTTCGATACACGCCACCCCCATTCCATCCAGTCCGTCACCAAGATGCACATTCATCTGATCGTGGGGCGGTTGTTGGAAAAGGGGCTGCTGGATCTTTACAAACCGGTGCGACACTATTTGCCCGATATCGGATCAGGCTATGCAATGGCGCGGGTTCAGGATCTTCTGGATATGAACGTCGCGAATGATTTTTCCGAAGATTACGACGATCCGCAATCCGATTGTTATGCCGAAGAGGCGGCGCTTGGCTGGCGTCTGCCCGAATCCGGCACGCCTGAGATCACGCTGCGCGATTTCACCCATGCCATAACGGGATCCGATCTGAAAAACCGCACGGGCCATGCGGATTACAAATCGGCCAATACCGATGTCCTGACCCTGATCTGCGCCGCCGTGTCACCAGTGCCTCTTGCCGCGCAGATCGAAGCCATCGCAGATGCCGCCGGGTACGAGGATACGTTTCACATCAGCCTGTCGCGGGACGGTTTTCCGGCATTTTCCGGCGGCGGTTGTGTCTCTGCGCGCGATCTGGCGCGCTTTGGGCTATTGTTTGCCCGCGGCGGGCGCGACATCCGCGGCCGCACCTTTGCCAATGACGCGTTCCTGCGCACGTCGCTGCAACGCGCGGCACCGGCGCTGAACCCGCCGCGCGACTGGTTGCGCTATTCCAATCATCTGATGACAGACGGGCGGTTTCTGGGCCACGCAGGATATGGCGGCCAGTTTCTGATGGTTGATACGGTGTCGCGCACGGCCTGCGCGTATCTAAGCGTTCTGGAAAACGATGCCGGCTATGACGAGGATTACATGCTATCTGTCATTCTGGCCCTGCGCGAAGTGTGCGAGGCTGTAGGGCAACAATAG
- a CDS encoding LysR family transcriptional regulator has translation MASRRRLPSLNALIAFDAVARNGSFTRAGQELTVAQPAVTRHIANLEGWLGVALFHRHGNAVSLTKDGQEAADLAISVLDRLEIGLGAIRAAPRSEVVIGASFGMAHLWVIPRISGLRMAAGGAVINFVTSENYDAFDRQGVDLSIRFGTGQWAGVHSDLLFEEETHVIASPDFLAAHPEIDADNLPFTLRGEWLLEHGDQYNVGWMTWKSWFRHHGPPCPQSPSPKCAIFPPFWIWCARAKVWPSVLRGWMMHGLKKARLSALGRLSNGRGLVII, from the coding sequence ATGGCCAGCCGTCGTCGCCTGCCTTCCCTGAATGCCCTGATCGCGTTTGACGCGGTCGCCCGCAATGGCAGCTTTACCCGCGCCGGGCAGGAACTGACTGTGGCGCAACCCGCCGTTACGCGCCACATCGCCAATCTGGAAGGTTGGCTGGGCGTCGCGCTGTTTCACCGCCACGGCAATGCGGTTTCGCTGACCAAGGACGGACAGGAGGCCGCCGATCTGGCGATTTCGGTCCTTGACCGGCTTGAGATCGGGCTGGGCGCAATTCGCGCCGCGCCACGATCCGAAGTGGTGATCGGCGCGTCCTTTGGCATGGCGCATCTGTGGGTGATCCCGCGGATTTCCGGGTTGCGCATGGCGGCGGGCGGCGCGGTCATCAATTTTGTGACATCCGAAAACTATGATGCCTTTGATCGGCAGGGGGTTGATCTGTCGATCCGCTTTGGCACCGGGCAATGGGCCGGTGTGCATTCCGACCTGCTGTTCGAAGAGGAAACCCATGTGATCGCGTCACCGGATTTTCTGGCCGCGCATCCCGAGATTGACGCCGATAACCTGCCATTCACTCTGCGCGGGGAATGGTTGCTGGAACACGGCGATCAATACAATGTGGGATGGATGACATGGAAATCCTGGTTCCGCCATCACGGCCCCCCCTGCCCGCAATCCCCAAGCCCGAAGTGCGCAATTTTCCCACCCTTCTGGATATGGTGCGCGCGGGCGAAGGTGTGGCCATCGGTGTTGCGGGGCTGGATGATGCATGGGTTGAAAAAGGCGAGATTATCCGCCTTGGGCCGGCTCTCAAACGGACGGGGCTTGGTTATTATCTGA
- a CDS encoding HD domain-containing protein, with amino-acid sequence MKEGDKADYDLLNAHETEYASHTATRLLDALESLDTSLSGYQITRLGHSLQSATRAWRDGADTDWLVSALLHDIGDIYAPYNHDEYAAAILRPFVREQCAWVVEKHGDFQMLYYATHVGADPNKRDAYKGHAYFDDCATFCERWDQTSFDPDYDTLPLSFFAPMVHQVFARKAYDPGVIQAGVRVALQNPEIASQRA; translated from the coding sequence ATGAAAGAAGGCGACAAGGCGGATTACGATCTGCTGAACGCGCATGAAACCGAATATGCAAGCCATACGGCCACCCGCCTGTTGGACGCATTGGAAAGCCTTGATACATCGCTTTCGGGCTATCAGATCACGCGGCTGGGCCATTCATTACAATCCGCGACCCGCGCATGGCGCGACGGCGCCGATACCGACTGGCTGGTTTCGGCATTGCTGCACGATATCGGCGACATCTATGCACCGTACAACCATGATGAATATGCGGCTGCGATCCTGCGGCCCTTCGTGCGTGAACAATGCGCATGGGTGGTGGAAAAACATGGTGATTTCCAGATGCTTTATTACGCGACCCATGTCGGGGCTGATCCGAACAAACGTGACGCCTACAAGGGCCATGCCTATTTTGACGATTGCGCCACGTTTTGCGAGCGTTGGGATCAAACCAGTTTTGACCCGGATTATGATACGCTGCCACTGTCGTTTTTCGCGCCGATGGTGCATCAGGTTTTCGCCCGCAAGGCCTATGACCCGGGCGTTATTCAGGCCGGGGTGCGCGTCGCACTTCAAAACCCCGAGATTGCATCACAGCGCGCCTAG
- a CDS encoding sterol desaturase family protein, protein MTDETPQTGAPRAVRKIWNYTPALPLRLAPYWDWPLAPLASLKYLARSWNPVAQRCLFLVCAVITWLYFTPELERAQTWQFDWVFEIWLRNLVILLVVAGGLHLLLLRFRAQGDEYRYDMRPMARGAKVFYFKNQVWDNMFWTLGPALAFWTFWESLMYWAYANGWATLITFTDNPVWFVGLIVLIPLWAGFHFYWLHRLLHVGPLYTRVHAWHHKNVNTGPWSGLAMHPVESFFLMFDTMIFFIVASHPVHVIFLLFHHGIGAPTSHAGFENLKIGESGRFQLGDFYHQLHHKFFDCNYGTWETPWDAWFNTFHDGTPQGDALVKERRRKIWAGKGD, encoded by the coding sequence ATGACCGATGAAACGCCCCAGACCGGCGCGCCCCGCGCCGTGCGAAAGATATGGAATTACACACCGGCCCTGCCGCTCAGGCTTGCGCCCTACTGGGACTGGCCTTTGGCACCTCTTGCCTCGCTCAAATATCTGGCGCGCAGTTGGAATCCGGTGGCGCAGCGCTGTCTGTTTCTGGTCTGCGCGGTTATCACCTGGCTGTATTTCACTCCGGAACTTGAACGCGCGCAGACATGGCAGTTTGACTGGGTGTTCGAAATCTGGCTGCGCAATCTGGTGATCCTGCTGGTGGTCGCGGGCGGATTGCATCTGCTGTTGCTGCGGTTTCGTGCGCAGGGCGATGAATATCGCTATGACATGCGCCCGATGGCGAGGGGCGCCAAGGTGTTCTATTTCAAGAACCAGGTCTGGGATAACATGTTCTGGACGCTGGGGCCGGCGCTGGCCTTCTGGACCTTTTGGGAAAGCCTGATGTACTGGGCCTATGCCAACGGCTGGGCCACGCTGATCACATTTACGGATAATCCGGTCTGGTTCGTGGGCCTGATTGTGCTGATCCCGTTATGGGCAGGGTTTCATTTCTACTGGCTGCACCGGCTGCTTCATGTCGGCCCGCTCTATACACGCGTGCACGCGTGGCATCACAAGAACGTCAATACCGGCCCGTGGTCGGGTCTGGCGATGCATCCGGTTGAAAGCTTTTTCCTGATGTTTGACACGATGATCTTTTTCATCGTCGCCTCGCATCCGGTGCACGTGATTTTCCTGCTGTTTCACCATGGCATCGGCGCGCCCACATCCCATGCCGGATTTGAAAACCTGAAGATCGGGGAATCTGGCCGTTTCCAGTTGGGCGATTTTTATCACCAGCTGCACCACAAGTTTTTCGATTGCAACTATGGCACATGGGAAACGCCGTGGGATGCGTGGTTCAATACATTTCACGATGGCACGCCGCAAGGCGACGCGCTGGTCAAGGAGCGGCGGCGGAAAATCTGGGCAGGCAAAGGCGATTGA
- a CDS encoding dipeptidase: MLKLFRAGGRSAVAGFLTGRDGAIDAVSAQKGGFGGGFFAVYVPSDMDQDVKVDEMTKPAYDLPLPDPIPQQDALPVVMEQAAILFEMERQGALKICRTASDLRTCLADGIMAAIFHIEGAEAIDPDMHVLHVLYQAGLRSVGPVWSRDTTFGYGVPFRYPSTPDIGDGLTDHGKRLVKTCNELRIMLDLSHLNEAGFWDVARQSDAPLVATHSNAHAICPHSRNLTDRQLHAIRESDGMVGLNFAVAFLRADGRMLADVPLEQMLRHLDHLMTELGEDRVGLGSDYDGAVVPDDVTTCATLPKLKQAMAQHGYGDELIAKLCHENWLRVLEKTWGS, encoded by the coding sequence TTGCTTAAACTGTTTCGCGCGGGCGGACGGTCTGCTGTTGCGGGTTTTCTGACCGGGCGTGACGGCGCGATTGATGCGGTTTCGGCGCAAAAGGGCGGCTTTGGCGGCGGGTTCTTTGCCGTCTACGTACCATCCGACATGGATCAGGACGTCAAGGTCGACGAGATGACCAAACCGGCTTACGATCTGCCATTGCCGGACCCGATCCCCCAGCAGGATGCCTTGCCCGTCGTCATGGAGCAGGCGGCAATCCTGTTCGAGATGGAACGACAGGGTGCTTTGAAAATCTGCCGGACCGCATCCGACCTACGCACTTGTCTGGCCGATGGCATCATGGCGGCAATCTTTCACATCGAAGGGGCCGAGGCGATCGATCCCGATATGCACGTTTTGCATGTGCTCTATCAGGCGGGTCTGCGCTCGGTCGGTCCGGTCTGGAGCCGCGATACGACTTTCGGATATGGTGTGCCGTTCCGCTATCCCAGCACGCCGGATATCGGTGACGGGCTAACCGATCATGGCAAGCGGCTGGTCAAAACCTGCAACGAATTGCGCATCATGCTGGATCTGTCGCACCTGAACGAAGCGGGGTTCTGGGATGTGGCGCGACAATCGGATGCGCCGTTGGTGGCGACCCATTCGAACGCCCATGCGATCTGCCCGCACAGCCGCAACCTGACCGACAGGCAGTTGCACGCCATCCGCGAAAGCGATGGTATGGTAGGGCTGAATTTTGCCGTGGCGTTTCTGCGCGCGGATGGCCGCATGCTGGCCGATGTGCCGTTGGAACAGATGTTGCGCCATCTGGATCATCTGATGACGGAACTGGGCGAGGATCGTGTCGGCCTGGGGTCGGATTATGACGGGGCGGTGGTGCCGGATGATGTCACAACCTGCGCGACCTTGCCCAAACTGAAACAGGCGATGGCACAGCATGGGTATGGCGATGAACTGATCGCGAAGCTGTGCCATGAAAACTGGCTGCGCGTTCTGGAAAAGACATGGGGGTCATAA
- a CDS encoding ABC transporter substrate-binding protein, whose protein sequence is MTIMNKWLSSAALGLALSVTSMAAYAETPANMLVIANRIDDITTLDPAESFEFAGSDVSRNVYGKLVNFDPLDLAAGYQPDLAESWEVSEDGMTITFTMREGVSFHSGNPVRAEDAEFSLRRAVLLNKTPAFILTQFGFTPENIEDTIRADGNKLMITTDKRYATSFVLNCLTATIGGIVDKELVMANEVDGDMGNTWLKTNSAGSGAYKLDSWKPNESVTLSSNPDFYSGAPAMERVIVRHVLESASQRLLLERGDIDIARNLNPEDIAGATEADGVKIVDELKGRLMYASLNQAHPVLSKPEVRQAFKYLVDYEGMRDSFLKGQYTIHQNFLPQTYLGSTDENPFTLDVAKAQELLTAAGVDRLEIEVGVREAQERIEIAQSLQNTLAQVGITMNITVGTAKQILGRYRSRELDVYLGAWGPDYPDPQTNAGTFAYNPDNSMEAQATGLLAWRNSWDTGGLTAKVDAAVVENDRDARVQMYKDIQAEFRETSPFVIMFQQIEQSAMRDNVTNFSTGQAITSASYWQVTK, encoded by the coding sequence ATGACGATAATGAACAAATGGCTATCCAGCGCCGCATTGGGCCTTGCGCTTAGCGTGACGTCGATGGCGGCCTATGCGGAAACGCCTGCCAACATGCTGGTCATTGCCAACCGGATTGACGATATCACCACACTGGACCCGGCGGAATCCTTTGAATTTGCCGGTTCTGATGTCAGCCGCAACGTCTATGGCAAGCTGGTCAACTTTGATCCGCTTGATCTGGCTGCGGGCTATCAGCCCGATCTGGCCGAAAGCTGGGAAGTCAGCGAAGACGGGATGACAATCACCTTTACCATGCGCGAAGGCGTCAGCTTTCACTCGGGCAATCCGGTGCGTGCCGAAGATGCCGAATTTTCGCTGCGCCGTGCGGTGCTGCTGAACAAGACACCGGCGTTCATCCTGACGCAGTTCGGTTTTACCCCCGAAAACATCGAAGACACCATCAGGGCGGATGGCAACAAGCTGATGATCACAACCGACAAACGGTATGCGACATCGTTTGTGCTGAACTGCCTGACCGCCACCATCGGCGGGATCGTCGACAAAGAACTGGTCATGGCCAACGAAGTTGACGGCGATATGGGCAACACATGGCTGAAAACCAATTCGGCCGGGTCAGGTGCCTACAAACTGGACAGCTGGAAGCCGAACGAAAGCGTCACACTGTCCTCGAACCCTGATTTCTACAGTGGCGCACCGGCCATGGAACGCGTCATCGTGCGCCACGTTCTGGAAAGCGCGAGTCAGCGCCTGCTGCTGGAACGCGGCGACATCGACATCGCGCGTAACCTCAACCCCGAAGATATCGCAGGGGCCACTGAGGCGGACGGCGTGAAGATCGTGGACGAACTGAAGGGCCGATTGATGTATGCCTCGCTTAATCAGGCGCATCCGGTTCTGTCCAAGCCCGAAGTGCGCCAGGCATTCAAGTATCTGGTTGATTACGAAGGCATGCGCGACAGTTTTCTGAAGGGTCAGTACACGATCCACCAGAACTTCTTGCCGCAGACCTATCTGGGCTCGACCGATGAAAATCCGTTTACCCTTGATGTGGCCAAGGCACAGGAACTGCTGACGGCAGCAGGTGTTGACAGGCTTGAAATCGAAGTGGGCGTGCGCGAGGCGCAGGAACGCATCGAAATCGCGCAATCCTTGCAGAACACGCTGGCGCAGGTCGGCATCACGATGAACATCACGGTGGGGACGGCCAAACAGATACTGGGCCGCTATCGTTCCCGCGAACTTGATGTCTATCTGGGCGCGTGGGGGCCGGATTATCCCGATCCGCAAACGAATGCGGGCACATTTGCCTACAACCCCGACAATTCGATGGAAGCACAGGCCACAGGTTTGCTGGCATGGCGCAATTCATGGGACACCGGCGGTCTGACGGCCAAGGTGGACGCTGCCGTGGTTGAAAACGATCGCGATGCACGGGTGCAGATGTACAAGGATATTCAGGCCGAATTCCGCGAAACATCGCCCTTCGTGATCATGTTCCAGCAAATCGAACAGTCCGCCATGCGCGACAATGTCACGAACTTTTCGACCGGACAGGCCATTACATCAGCATCCTACTGGCAAGTTACCAAGTAA
- a CDS encoding ABC transporter permease yields MALTENQQKARESAPFVPAIKTAALTLGSIAVTMLGLLFVTFVIGRVMPIDPVLAIVGERASQSTYDAVYTQLGLDKPLIVQFLYYIWDVMHGDFGISLLNARPVSEDIARVFPATLELATLGVIFGIVLGVPLGVVAAVKKGSWIDQIARVVALVGYSMPIFWLGLMGLLIFYGILGWVGGPGRVGIFYVDVVPSVTGMILIDSLLDGNWDVFKNAFSHIILPASLLGYYSLAYISRMTRSFMLEQLSAEYVTTARVKGMSEWNVVWKHAFRNIRVQLITVIALSYATLLEGSVLTEIVFSWPGIGSYITTALLSADMNAVLGGTVVVGLIFILLNIFSDLLYKFFDPRAK; encoded by the coding sequence ATGGCATTGACTGAAAACCAGCAAAAGGCGCGCGAAAGCGCGCCTTTTGTGCCGGCGATCAAGACTGCCGCGCTGACATTGGGATCAATCGCGGTCACGATGCTGGGCCTGTTGTTCGTCACCTTCGTGATCGGTCGCGTCATGCCGATTGATCCGGTGCTGGCCATTGTCGGGGAACGCGCGTCGCAATCGACCTATGATGCGGTTTATACCCAACTGGGGCTGGATAAGCCGTTAATCGTGCAGTTTCTTTATTACATCTGGGATGTGATGCACGGCGATTTCGGCATCTCCCTGCTGAACGCGCGCCCCGTGTCCGAAGACATCGCCCGCGTCTTTCCCGCCACGCTGGAACTGGCCACGCTGGGCGTGATCTTCGGCATCGTGTTGGGAGTGCCTTTGGGCGTGGTTGCAGCCGTCAAGAAGGGATCGTGGATTGACCAGATCGCGCGTGTTGTCGCGCTGGTGGGCTATTCGATGCCGATCTTCTGGCTGGGCCTGATGGGGCTTTTGATCTTTTACGGTATTCTGGGCTGGGTTGGCGGGCCGGGGCGTGTAGGCATTTTCTATGTGGATGTTGTGCCATCCGTCACCGGTATGATCCTGATTGACAGCCTGCTGGACGGCAACTGGGACGTGTTCAAGAACGCGTTCAGCCATATCATTCTGCCCGCATCGCTGCTGGGCTATTATTCGCTGGCCTATATCAGCCGTATGACGCGTTCTTTCATGCTTGAACAACTCAGCGCGGAATATGTGACCACTGCGCGGGTCAAGGGCATGTCGGAATGGAATGTGGTCTGGAAACATGCGTTCCGCAACATCCGCGTGCAATTGATCACCGTTATTGCGCTAAGCTATGCGACCCTGCTGGAAGGGTCGGTTTTGACCGAGATCGTGTTCAGCTGGCCGGGCATCGGCAGCTATATCACCACGGCTCTTTTGTCGGCGGACATGAACGCCGTTCTGGGTGGCACTGTTGTGGTCGGGCTGATCTTTATCCTGCTGAACATCTTTTCCGACCTGCTTTACAAATTCTTTGATCCGAGGGCGAAATAA
- a CDS encoding ABC transporter permease — translation MAEPQSLRAWLLTDTPTSRQHAKLSALYQGWLSFRSNTMAMVGLIILVLLVLIAFAAPILAPHDPFAQDLGNRLAPLGTEGHVFGTDSLGRDILSRLIYGARITLYIVALVALIAPVAGLLVGTVSGYVGGWTDMVLMRITDIFLAFPRLVLALAFVAALGAGIENAVLAISLTAWPPYARIARAETLTIRSSDYISAIQLQGAGPLRIITKHIWPLCISSLIVRVTLDMAGIILAAAGLGFLGLGAQPPSPEWGAMISEGRRFILDHWWVATVPGLAIFTVSLAFNLLGDGLRDVLDPKAGEQ, via the coding sequence ATGGCCGAACCGCAAAGCCTGCGCGCGTGGCTGTTGACAGATACGCCCACATCAAGACAGCACGCGAAACTGTCCGCACTCTATCAGGGCTGGCTGTCGTTTCGCAGCAATACGATGGCAATGGTCGGTCTGATCATTCTGGTGCTGCTGGTGCTGATTGCCTTTGCCGCGCCGATCCTCGCCCCGCATGATCCCTTTGCACAGGATCTGGGCAACCGGCTGGCGCCTTTGGGAACAGAGGGGCATGTTTTCGGCACTGACAGTCTGGGCCGGGATATCCTGTCGCGGCTGATCTATGGTGCGCGGATCACGCTTTACATCGTCGCACTTGTCGCGCTGATCGCGCCGGTTGCGGGGCTGCTGGTGGGCACAGTATCGGGCTATGTCGGCGGCTGGACAGATATGGTTCTGATGCGCATCACCGATATCTTTCTGGCCTTTCCGCGCCTTGTTCTGGCGCTGGCCTTTGTGGCGGCATTGGGCGCGGGGATCGAAAATGCGGTACTGGCCATTTCGCTGACAGCATGGCCGCCCTATGCGCGGATCGCGCGCGCCGAAACGCTGACCATCCGGTCATCGGATTACATCAGCGCGATCCAGTTGCAGGGGGCGGGACCGCTGCGCATCATCACCAAACATATCTGGCCGCTGTGCATTTCATCATTGATCGTGCGGGTGACGCTGGACATGGCGGGGATCATCCTTGCCGCTGCGGGCCTTGGGTTTCTGGGGCTGGGCGCACAGCCGCCCTCGCCGGAATGGGGCGCCATGATCTCGGAAGGGCGCCGGTTCATTCTGGATCACTGGTGGGTTGCCACCGTGCCCGGACTGGCGATCTTTACCGTGTCGCTGGCCTTTAACCTGCTGGGTGACGGGCTGCGCGATGTGCTGGATCCAAAGGCGGGTGAACAATGA
- a CDS encoding ABC transporter ATP-binding protein has protein sequence MTILDVKDLWVQFPTRNGVFDAVRGVSFSLGRERLGIVGESGSGKSMTGRAILRLIRPPGIVKAAHIALEGTDLMGLSEKEMRSVRGSRISMVMQDPKFSLNPVMTIGDQIMEAYRLHNSVSKSEAYKKSLEMLQAVSIRDSERVMRAYPHEMSGGMGQRIMIAMMLIPNPEILIADEPTSALDVSVQRQVLDIMDKLVKDRGMGLIFISHDLNLVADFCDRVLIMYAGRIVEVCDADKLHQAKHPYTRGLLNSLPRLNAPRERLEVLERDPEWALADSVSGQV, from the coding sequence ATGACCATTCTGGATGTCAAAGACCTGTGGGTACAGTTTCCCACGCGCAACGGCGTGTTCGATGCGGTGCGCGGCGTGTCGTTTTCGCTGGGGCGCGAGCGGCTGGGCATTGTCGGCGAAAGCGGCTCGGGCAAATCCATGACCGGGCGCGCCATCCTGCGCCTGATCCGCCCGCCCGGTATCGTCAAGGCCGCTCATATTGCGCTGGAAGGCACTGATCTGATGGGGCTGAGCGAAAAAGAAATGCGATCCGTGCGCGGCAGCCGCATTTCCATGGTCATGCAGGACCCGAAATTTTCGCTGAATCCGGTGATGACCATCGGCGACCAGATCATGGAGGCGTACCGCCTGCATAATTCGGTCAGCAAATCCGAAGCCTACAAGAAGTCGCTCGAAATGCTGCAAGCGGTTTCGATCCGCGATTCAGAACGCGTGATGCGCGCCTATCCGCATGAGATGTCTGGCGGTATGGGCCAGCGTATCATGATTGCGATGATGCTGATCCCGAACCCTGAAATCCTGATCGCGGATGAACCGACCTCGGCGCTGGATGTGTCGGTGCAGCGGCAGGTGCTGGATATCATGGACAAGCTGGTCAAGGATCGCGGCATGGGCCTGATCTTTATCAGCCACGATCTGAACCTTGTGGCGGATTTCTGTGATCGGGTACTGATCATGTATGCGGGTCGCATCGTTGAGGTGTGCGATGCCGACAAGCTGCATCAGGCAAAGCACCCCTATACCCGTGGCCTGCTGAATTCGCTGCCGCGTCTGAATGCGCCGCGCGAGCGGCTTGAGGTGCTGGAACGCGATCCTGAGTGGGCGCTGGCCGACAGCGTCAGCGGGCAGGTGTAG
- a CDS encoding ABC transporter ATP-binding protein has protein sequence MTMLHINGLNVWFGSGRDRVDAVRDAAFDVAMGESFGLVGESGSGKSTILRAIAGLAPNWSGNIRVEGTELSGKRPKSFFKTVQMVFQDPYASLHPRHSVDQVLGETLHLHGFTDIDTRVVKLLDDVGLGQKFRFRYPHQLSGGQRQRVAIARALAPEPELVLLDEPTSALDVSVQAEILNLLADLRTDRGLTYLMVSHDLPVIGHMCDRLAVMKDGEIVETMDVAQLRQMKAVHPYSQELLAASVV, from the coding sequence ATGACAATGTTGCACATCAACGGGTTGAATGTCTGGTTCGGATCGGGGCGCGACCGGGTGGATGCGGTGCGTGACGCAGCATTCGATGTGGCCATGGGCGAAAGCTTTGGTCTGGTCGGGGAAAGCGGGTCAGGCAAATCCACGATCCTGCGCGCGATCGCCGGATTGGCCCCGAACTGGTCGGGCAACATCCGGGTGGAGGGTACGGAACTGTCCGGAAAGCGCCCCAAATCCTTTTTCAAAACGGTGCAGATGGTGTTTCAGGATCCCTATGCATCGCTGCATCCGCGCCATTCGGTGGATCAGGTGCTGGGTGAAACCCTGCATCTGCACGGGTTCACCGATATCGACACGCGCGTTGTCAAACTGCTGGATGATGTCGGACTGGGGCAGAAATTCCGGTTTCGCTATCCCCACCAGCTGTCCGGCGGACAGCGGCAGCGTGTGGCCATTGCCCGCGCGCTGGCCCCCGAACCGGAACTGGTGCTGCTGGACGAACCCACCTCGGCACTGGATGTGTCGGTGCAGGCGGAAATCCTGAACCTTCTGGCGGATTTGCGCACAGATCGTGGCCTGACCTATCTGATGGTGTCCCATGATCTGCCGGTGATCGGGCATATGTGCGACAGGCTGGCGGTGATGAAAGACGGCGAGATCGTCGAAACCATGGATGTCGCCCAATTGCGCCAGATGAAGGCCGTGCATCCCTATTCGCAGGAACTGCTGGCGGCCTCTGTGGTTTAG
- a CDS encoding LysR family transcriptional regulator — protein sequence MFLTVVREGSTLSASRKLGVAQPTVARRIEALENEIGLKLFERDTRGFKPTEEARSLIPLVEAIEEAAETFASKTRDLAELRPIRITAPGIFSDRVMDMFSEFTTLNPGVAFEFIPSLKVLDLSAGEADIAFRIGGSEPDKTLICRKISTAKWALFGAQSYADKFGLPKSVDDFQGHRFVTFEHFDVPDYERRWLLRHVSPDQIVKSFSEPELMRASIRAGHGLGLVNLRLAEADHTLIRCFDNIEELSSSNMMLIAPAAYRRPEVKAFTKFFAPRYAATFK from the coding sequence GTGTTTCTGACGGTTGTCAGAGAAGGCTCGACGTTGTCGGCATCGCGAAAACTGGGCGTTGCCCAGCCCACTGTCGCACGGCGCATCGAAGCGTTGGAAAACGAGATTGGACTCAAGCTGTTTGAGCGCGATACGCGGGGTTTCAAGCCAACGGAAGAAGCGCGCAGTCTTATTCCGCTGGTCGAGGCCATTGAAGAAGCTGCAGAAACCTTTGCCAGCAAAACACGAGATCTAGCTGAACTACGGCCAATCCGCATCACTGCGCCCGGAATTTTCTCGGACCGGGTGATGGACATGTTCAGCGAATTTACAACATTGAATCCTGGCGTTGCATTCGAATTCATTCCCAGCTTGAAAGTCTTGGACCTGTCTGCAGGCGAGGCCGACATTGCATTTCGAATTGGCGGAAGTGAACCGGATAAGACTCTCATCTGCCGGAAAATTAGCACCGCAAAATGGGCTCTGTTTGGAGCGCAAAGCTATGCTGATAAGTTCGGCTTGCCAAAGTCCGTGGACGATTTTCAAGGCCACCGCTTTGTAACTTTCGAGCACTTCGACGTGCCGGATTATGAGCGCAGATGGCTTTTGCGCCACGTGTCACCGGATCAAATCGTTAAGTCTTTTAGTGAACCGGAATTGATGAGAGCATCTATACGGGCAGGTCATGGTTTGGGTCTTGTTAACCTGAGGTTGGCTGAAGCTGACCATACGCTCATCCGCTGTTTTGACAATATTGAAGAGTTGTCGAGTTCAAATATGATGCTGATTGCACCCGCCGCGTACCGACGCCCCGAGGTCAAAGCTTTCACCAAGTTCTTTGCGCCGCGGTACGCTGCAACCTTCAAATAA